A DNA window from Haliovirga abyssi contains the following coding sequences:
- a CDS encoding alkaline phosphatase family protein has protein sequence MKKTLIIMIDAVRPDYISKEYTPFLYELKEKNTFLKLHTLLGYSSGIHPSIYTGCYQDKTGKFVVFYKDEENSIFKWTKFLKLIPTDFLRKYAIAFMKVPYYYTPKKYKKFLPKFFRETVIKVPPSIPLDILPYFNMGNKGNKLKTLYDYLDENSVSYESYATTKNTYFENVTSLEELKISDKTVDSFYIYEPDGYGHKYGANSKEIKELMSKIDKKVKSLYKEALEKFKDVNLFIFSDHGMYNVEKFVDIQTPLKKAGLEQPRDFIAFFDTTFARFWTKDNGVKDKIIEVLNNTEGVRYLNDTLLDKYKINFKEKEKFGEIIGVVEGGIRQFPDYFSPVRSTIKGLHGTFPEYEGSYGIFFSNCINTSEKEIKVVDILPTIMKISNLKYDEKFVDGDSIV, from the coding sequence ATGAAAAAAACTTTAATTATAATGATTGATGCAGTAAGACCTGATTATATTTCAAAAGAGTATACTCCATTTTTATATGAGCTGAAAGAAAAAAATACTTTTTTGAAATTACATACTCTTTTAGGATATAGTTCTGGAATACATCCTTCTATTTATACAGGATGCTATCAAGATAAAACAGGGAAATTTGTTGTATTTTATAAAGATGAAGAAAATTCTATTTTTAAATGGACTAAATTTTTAAAATTAATTCCAACTGACTTCTTGAGAAAATATGCAATTGCATTTATGAAAGTACCATATTATTATACGCCTAAAAAATATAAAAAGTTTTTACCTAAATTTTTTAGAGAAACAGTTATAAAAGTTCCACCTTCAATTCCATTAGATATATTGCCATATTTTAATATGGGGAATAAAGGAAATAAATTAAAGACATTATATGATTATTTAGATGAAAATAGTGTCTCATATGAAAGTTATGCTACAACTAAAAATACTTATTTTGAAAATGTAACAAGTTTGGAAGAACTAAAAATAAGTGATAAAACTGTAGATAGCTTTTATATTTATGAGCCTGATGGATATGGACATAAATATGGAGCTAATTCAAAAGAGATAAAGGAATTAATGAGTAAAATAGACAAAAAAGTAAAATCTCTTTATAAGGAAGCTTTGGAAAAGTTTAAAGATGTAAATTTATTTATATTTTCAGATCACGGTATGTATAATGTTGAAAAATTTGTAGATATACAGACTCCACTAAAAAAAGCAGGATTAGAGCAACCAAGAGATTTTATAGCTTTTTTTGATACAACATTTGCTAGATTTTGGACTAAAGATAATGGAGTTAAAGATAAAATAATAGAAGTTTTAAATAATACAGAAGGTGTTAGATATTTAAATGATACCCTTTTGGATAAATATAAAATTAATTTTAAAGAAAAAGAGAAATTTGGAGAGATAATAGGAGTAGTAGAAGGTGGAATCCGACAATTTCCTGATTATTTTTCACCTGTAAGGTCAACAATAAAAGGGTTACATGGTACATTTCCTGAATATGAAGGTAGTTACGGCATATTCTTTAGTAATTGCATAAATACATCTGAAAAAGAAATAAAGGTTGTGGATATATTACCGACAATA
- a CDS encoding Rpn family recombination-promoting nuclease/putative transposase, whose protein sequence is MCRYNPKIDLVFRKLFGSEENEDILLSFINAVLENETKIKDLTIKNPYNLSSYLSGKSSILDIKAVDENGIWYDIEMQISEQGFYGKRALYYWSKVYSGQIEKASDYRELKKTIGIHLLDFNYFDDDRYLRRIVLKDFETEEVYEDLDYEELYFIEMRKFKKGYEELKTLLDRWITFLNKAYEMSKNNMPEAIKEAEIKKAVEKLEIMYLDDQEREVYEAERKLRMDRNEEMRTAIEKGLEEGRKEGREKGIKEGIKEGIKEGIKEGIKEGIEKIAIESLKNGLDIEIISKITGLTKEDILELKNAN, encoded by the coding sequence ATGTGTAGATATAATCCGAAAATTGATTTGGTTTTTAGGAAATTATTTGGAAGTGAAGAGAATGAAGATATATTGTTATCGTTTATAAATGCAGTATTAGAAAATGAAACAAAGATAAAAGATTTAACAATAAAAAATCCATATAACCTATCAAGCTATTTATCAGGAAAAAGTAGTATATTAGATATAAAAGCAGTAGATGAAAATGGAATATGGTATGATATAGAGATGCAAATTTCGGAGCAGGGATTTTATGGGAAAAGAGCATTATATTATTGGAGTAAAGTATATAGCGGACAGATAGAAAAAGCATCAGATTATAGAGAATTAAAAAAGACAATAGGGATACATCTATTAGATTTTAATTATTTTGATGATGATAGATATTTAAGAAGAATAGTATTAAAAGATTTTGAAACAGAAGAGGTATATGAAGATTTAGACTATGAAGAATTATATTTTATAGAGATGAGGAAATTTAAAAAAGGTTATGAAGAGTTAAAAACTTTATTAGATAGATGGATAACTTTTCTAAATAAAGCCTATGAAATGAGTAAAAATAATATGCCAGAAGCAATAAAAGAAGCAGAGATAAAAAAAGCAGTAGAAAAACTAGAGATAATGTATTTAGATGACCAAGAGAGAGAAGTTTATGAAGCAGAGAGAAAATTAAGAATGGACAGAAATGAGGAAATGAGAACGGCAATAGAAAAAGGGTTGGAAGAAGGAAGGAAAGAGGGAAGGGAAAAAGGAATAAAAGAAGGAATAAAAGAAGGAATAAAAGAAGGAATAAAAGAAGGAATAAAAGAAGGAATAGAAAAAATTGCAATAGAGTCATTAAAAAATGGACTGGATATAGAAATAATATCTAAAATCACAGGATTAACTAAAGAGGATATTTTAGAATTGAAAAATGCAAATTAG
- a CDS encoding N-glycosylase/DNA lyase produces MRDTILKIYKDEHDIFINRIEDFKNKWKFGTDKDIFIELAFCVLTPQSKARSAWSAIEKMVGNDILFNGTAEEINEYLNVVRFRNRKSEYLVLAREQFLKKGEFKIKQFLLNLGNDYEKREWIVKNIKGIGYKEAGHFLRNVGFVENLAILDRHILKNLNLSGVIDEVPKSMTKKIYLDIEEKMVKFSKEIGVPMEYLDLILWYKEAGEVFK; encoded by the coding sequence ATGAGGGATACAATATTAAAGATTTATAAAGATGAACATGATATATTTATTAATAGAATAGAGGATTTTAAAAATAAATGGAAATTTGGAACAGATAAAGATATTTTTATAGAGCTTGCATTTTGTGTATTGACACCTCAATCAAAAGCTAGAAGTGCCTGGAGTGCAATAGAAAAAATGGTAGGCAATGACATACTTTTTAATGGGACAGCTGAAGAGATTAATGAATATTTAAATGTAGTAAGATTTAGGAATCGTAAATCAGAATACTTGGTATTAGCAAGAGAGCAATTTTTGAAAAAAGGGGAATTTAAAATAAAACAGTTTTTATTAAATTTAGGTAATGATTATGAAAAAAGGGAATGGATTGTAAAAAATATTAAAGGGATAGGATATAAAGAAGCTGGGCATTTTCTGAGAAATGTTGGATTTGTGGAGAATTTAGCAATTTTAGATAGGCATATTTTGAAAAATTTAAATTTATCTGGAGTAATCGATGAAGTTCCAAAAAGTATGACTAAAAAAATATATTTGGATATTGAAGAGAAGATGGTTAAGTTTTCTAAAGAGATAGGAGTTCCTATGGAGTATTTAGATTTGATTTTGTGGTATAAAGAGGCTGGAGAGGTTTTTAAATGA
- a CDS encoding Fur family transcriptional regulator, whose amino-acid sequence MGMIIKDVSEYLKSHDIKPSYQRMKIFNYLITKKNHPTVDQIYKELVEEIPTLSKTTVYNTLKLFVDKKIAIIITIEENETRYDADISLHGHFKCTECGQVYDVNIEVPESFGEGLKKFQIDEEHIYFKGICEECLKKRNGSKI is encoded by the coding sequence ATGGGTATGATTATAAAAGACGTTAGCGAATATCTAAAAAGTCACGATATAAAGCCATCTTATCAGAGAATGAAAATATTTAATTATTTAATAACAAAAAAGAATCATCCTACAGTGGATCAAATTTATAAAGAATTGGTTGAAGAGATACCAACGCTTTCTAAAACTACAGTTTATAATACATTAAAATTATTTGTAGATAAAAAAATAGCGATTATTATTACAATAGAAGAAAATGAGACTAGATATGATGCAGATATATCTTTGCATGGGCATTTTAAATGTACAGAGTGTGGGCAAGTATATGATGTAAATATAGAAGTTCCAGAAAGTTTTGGAGAAGGGTTAAAAAAATTTCAAATTGATGAAGAGCATATATATTTCAAAGGAATATGTGAAGAATGTTTAAAGAAAAGAAATGGGAGTAAAATATGA
- a CDS encoding NADH peroxidase codes for MKWVCQVCGFVYEGEEAPEKCPVCDAPKSKFKKLEFSADNINWADEHRIGVAKGLDEDVVKELRANFTGECTEVGMYLAMSRQADREGYPEVAEAYKRIAFEEAEHASKFAELLGEVVDADTKLNLQKRVEAEYGATEGKLKLAKRAKELGYDAIHDTVHEMCKDEARHGSAFAGLLKRYFGNK; via the coding sequence ATGAAATGGGTATGTCAAGTATGTGGGTTTGTATATGAAGGAGAGGAAGCACCAGAAAAGTGTCCTGTATGTGATGCTCCAAAATCAAAGTTTAAAAAATTAGAATTTTCAGCAGACAATATAAATTGGGCTGATGAACACAGAATAGGAGTAGCAAAAGGATTGGATGAAGATGTAGTAAAAGAATTAAGAGCTAATTTTACTGGAGAATGTACAGAAGTAGGAATGTATCTTGCAATGAGTAGACAAGCAGATAGAGAAGGGTATCCTGAAGTTGCAGAAGCTTACAAAAGAATAGCATTTGAAGAAGCAGAACATGCATCAAAATTTGCAGAATTATTAGGAGAAGTAGTAGATGCTGATACTAAATTAAATCTTCAAAAAAGAGTAGAAGCTGAATATGGAGCAACAGAAGGTAAATTAAAATTGGCGAAAAGAGCAAAAGAATTAGGATATGATGCAATACACGATACTGTTCATGAAATGTGTAAAGATGAGGCTAGACATGGATCAGCTTTTGCAGGATTATTAAAAAGATATTTTGGGAATAAATAG
- a CDS encoding HTH domain-containing protein, with the protein MDIVELVLKTLDESEEPLKGGEIAEKTGIDKKEVDKAIKKLKKEEKIFSPKRCFYSVK; encoded by the coding sequence ATGGATATTGTGGAATTAGTTTTAAAAACGTTAGATGAATCAGAAGAGCCTTTAAAAGGCGGAGAGATTGCAGAAAAAACAGGAATAGATAAAAAAGAGGTAGATAAAGCTATAAAAAAATTAAAAAAAGAGGAAAAGATTTTTTCTCCTAAAAGGTGTTTTTACTCAGTAAAATAA
- a CDS encoding PD-(D/E)XK nuclease family transposase encodes MCRINSRIDFAFKKSFWTESNKKLLIDLTNLVVSKKEQVKKVEVVERIKKAVELLDDTLLTYEERESYEARLKWIRDEEAAKKAAEKRGFVKGVEEGLKSVIEKGIEAGIEAGKLEIARSLLDVLDIKTISEKIGISEEKILKLKNEK; translated from the coding sequence ATGTGTAGAATAAATTCAAGAATAGATTTTGCGTTTAAAAAATCATTTTGGACAGAATCAAATAAAAAACTATTAATAGACTTAACAAATTTAGTAGTATCAAAAAAAGAGCAAGTAAAAAAAGTAGAAGTAGTAGAAAGAATAAAAAAAGCGGTAGAATTATTGGATGATACGTTATTAACTTATGAAGAGCGAGAGAGTTATGAAGCAAGGTTAAAATGGATAAGAGATGAAGAAGCTGCAAAAAAAGCTGCTGAGAAAAGAGGATTTGTCAAAGGAGTTGAGGAAGGACTTAAGTCCGTAATAGAAAAAGGAATAGAAGCAGGAATAGAAGCAGGAAAACTCGAAATAGCAAGGAGTTTATTGGATGTTTTAGATATAAAAACAATTTCAGAAAAAATTGGAATAAGTGAAGAAAAAATTTTAAAATTAAAAAATGAGAAATAG
- a CDS encoding PucR family transcriptional regulator, protein MIEELKKIFGSELEVVEESEKEEKEENSLIEMEGTYFRLNSNDKLKKKMFKYLKEIYDEQLKEYAIENFVNDVIKFKFENIDLILNRSEILGLDFYVKRVAVLIEIEDMYAMLKNKKDMIIQKFKKRLYMAVKNVLKKEDILSYVGNNKFLLCTTIADKNIIKKKIINPFIEIFSNLNFEYKIAIGDTYDMPGLEAMGYSYNDSERYMKLGKKFLKSELVYEYSNVGMYMLIDNVDKIGKIKINNYVKNIIEYGEENHVDIIRILETVYKNNMVLSKVEKELDIHRSKIRKMLKEIEKITGSNPMKFENAVMLYLALETWKINK, encoded by the coding sequence ATGATAGAAGAGCTCAAAAAGATATTTGGAAGTGAGCTGGAAGTAGTAGAAGAATCAGAAAAAGAAGAAAAAGAAGAAAATAGTTTGATAGAAATGGAGGGGACCTATTTTAGGTTGAACTCAAATGATAAATTAAAGAAAAAAATGTTTAAGTATTTAAAAGAGATTTATGATGAGCAATTGAAAGAGTATGCAATAGAAAATTTTGTGAATGATGTTATAAAATTTAAATTTGAAAATATTGATTTAATATTGAATAGAAGTGAGATTTTAGGATTGGATTTTTATGTAAAAAGAGTAGCAGTTTTAATAGAAATAGAAGATATGTATGCTATGTTAAAAAATAAAAAAGATATGATAATTCAGAAATTCAAAAAAAGATTATATATGGCAGTAAAAAATGTATTAAAAAAAGAGGATATACTTTCTTATGTGGGTAATAATAAATTTTTATTATGTACTACAATTGCAGATAAAAATATTATAAAGAAAAAAATAATAAATCCGTTTATAGAAATATTTTCAAATTTAAATTTTGAGTACAAAATTGCAATAGGGGATACTTATGATATGCCTGGATTGGAAGCAATGGGATACTCATATAATGACAGTGAAAGATATATGAAGCTTGGAAAAAAATTTTTAAAATCAGAATTGGTATATGAATATAGTAATGTTGGTATGTATATGTTAATAGACAATGTGGATAAGATAGGGAAAATTAAAATAAATAACTATGTAAAGAATATAATTGAATACGGAGAAGAAAATCATGTAGATATAATACGAATTTTAGAAACTGTTTATAAAAATAATATGGTATTATCAAAAGTTGAAAAAGAACTAGATATTCATAGAAGTAAAATTCGTAAAATGTTAAAAGAGATAGAAAAAATAACTGGCTCAAATCCAATGAAGTTTGAAAATGCTGTGATGCTCTATTTAGCACTAGAAACTTGGAAAATCAATAAATAG
- a CDS encoding ABC transporter ATP-binding protein codes for MKNNIKNNIKKEKNRKESIIEGNNINFKYGDTEILKNINLDIKEGNFISIIGPNGSGKTTLLKKFLKILNVKKNEILYLNKDLLSYSNIEFAKMASYVPQFGEQNIFFSVEDVVMFGRNPYLKRFQEESIDDKKIVEDVMKLTGVWEFRDKYITELSGGELQRVIIARVLAQESKVIFLDEPISHLDIHYQIEILKILNKVKKDKSITIVAVLHDLNMAIEYSDKIVMLNNGIVEKYGDIDEVITKELIKKVYKINFEILTHPKTGKKYFLPDYK; via the coding sequence ATGAAAAATAATATAAAAAATAATATTAAAAAAGAAAAAAATAGAAAAGAGAGTATTATAGAAGGGAATAATATAAATTTTAAATATGGAGATACAGAAATATTAAAAAATATAAACCTAGATATAAAAGAAGGAAATTTTATATCTATAATAGGGCCTAATGGTTCTGGAAAAACTACATTATTAAAGAAATTTTTAAAAATATTAAATGTAAAAAAAAATGAAATATTATATCTAAATAAAGACCTGTTAAGCTATAGCAATATTGAATTTGCAAAAATGGCATCATATGTACCACAATTTGGAGAACAAAATATTTTTTTTTCAGTAGAAGATGTAGTTATGTTTGGGAGAAACCCTTATTTAAAAAGATTTCAAGAAGAATCTATTGATGATAAAAAAATAGTAGAAGATGTTATGAAATTAACAGGAGTGTGGGAATTTAGAGATAAATATATAACAGAATTAAGTGGTGGAGAGTTACAAAGAGTAATAATAGCAAGAGTTTTGGCACAAGAGAGTAAAGTTATATTTTTGGATGAACCAATTTCTCATTTAGATATTCATTATCAAATTGAAATATTAAAAATATTAAATAAAGTGAAAAAAGATAAATCTATTACAATTGTGGCTGTGTTGCATGATTTGAATATGGCAATAGAATATAGTGATAAAATTGTTATGTTAAATAATGGAATAGTTGAAAAATATGGAGATATAGATGAAGTTATAACAAAAGAATTGATAAAAAAAGTGTATAAGATTAATTTTGAAATTTTAACTCATCCTAAGACAGGAAAAAAATATTTTTTGCCAGATTACAAATAA
- a CDS encoding FecCD family ABC transporter permease encodes MKNREVLFFVTIILLILFFILSIIFGSVTIPLNDVFNVILGNNNAKKAYEIIIFKLRLPRTVLALLAGGGLAIVGSIYQGILKNPMAEPYTLGVSAGAALGAVLGIVFFKSMGIINMISFLGAILTIVIVYKIAKVGSFLPPIAILLAGVAVSFFLSSVISLIMIFNRSKIADIIYWTMGSFATVYWEQIIFLGIILLLFLLLAIYFTRDLNILQLGEEEAKTIGVNVEFVKKIFLFSSAIVVSAIVSITGIIGFIGLIVPHIVRILIGQNYKNSLIFSFLFGGIFAIGCDIIARVLAMPSEIPVGVITSILGVPYFLYLLYKNKKKVF; translated from the coding sequence ATGAAAAATAGAGAAGTTTTGTTTTTTGTTACAATAATATTATTGATTTTATTTTTTATTTTATCTATAATATTTGGAAGTGTGACAATACCATTAAATGATGTTTTTAATGTTATTTTAGGAAATAACAATGCTAAAAAAGCATATGAAATTATAATATTTAAATTGAGATTGCCTCGTACAGTTTTAGCTTTATTAGCTGGCGGCGGATTAGCAATAGTTGGAAGTATCTATCAAGGAATATTAAAAAATCCAATGGCAGAGCCATATACATTAGGAGTATCTGCAGGAGCAGCATTGGGAGCAGTGCTAGGAATAGTTTTTTTTAAGAGTATGGGTATAATAAATATGATTTCATTTTTAGGAGCAATATTAACAATAGTAATAGTTTATAAAATAGCAAAAGTTGGTAGTTTTTTGCCACCTATTGCTATTTTATTGGCTGGGGTTGCAGTTAGTTTTTTCCTCTCATCTGTAATATCATTAATAATGATTTTTAATAGAAGTAAAATAGCAGATATTATATATTGGACAATGGGAAGTTTTGCTACTGTATATTGGGAACAAATTATTTTTTTAGGAATTATATTATTACTGTTTCTGTTATTAGCAATATATTTTACGAGAGATCTAAATATATTACAATTAGGAGAAGAAGAAGCTAAAACAATTGGTGTTAATGTGGAATTTGTAAAAAAGATATTTCTATTTTCATCGGCAATAGTAGTTTCAGCAATAGTTTCAATTACAGGAATAATAGGATTTATTGGGCTTATTGTACCACACATAGTTAGAATTTTAATTGGACAAAATTATAAAAATAGCCTTATATTTTCATTTTTATTTGGTGGAATTTTTGCAATTGGATGTGATATTATAGCACGAGTATTAGCAATGCCTTCAGAAATACCAGTTGGTGTAATAACTTCTATATTAGGCGTTCCTTATTTTCTATATTTGTTATATAAAAATAAAAAGAAGGTATTTTAA
- a CDS encoding ABC transporter substrate-binding protein, which produces MKKIILIFMLFIVMLTFGSNYPIKIHDSYGRDITINKEPNRIVSLSPAITETIFALKSGEKLVGRTIYGDYPKEVKKIEAVGDLLNPNLEKIIEINPDVVLASVHVQKKFVDKLESVGITVVTFYNDSSINGAYKMIRELGEVLNKDKLSEKIINNMKSKISKISEKVKNLKKPTVYYVVGYGKYGDYSAGAGTYIDKMITLAGGENIVKIKGWKYSLEKLIEKDPEIIVVSKYYNAKEDFKKLEGYKELSAVKNNKIFEIDDNLLNRQSARLADGIYQLAKIFHTGVIK; this is translated from the coding sequence ATGAAAAAAATTATATTAATATTTATGTTATTCATAGTAATGCTAACATTTGGAAGCAATTATCCAATAAAAATACATGATTCTTATGGAAGAGATATTACTATAAATAAAGAGCCAAATAGAATAGTGTCATTAAGTCCAGCTATTACAGAAACAATATTTGCATTAAAATCCGGTGAGAAATTAGTAGGAAGAACAATATATGGAGATTATCCAAAAGAGGTAAAAAAAATAGAAGCAGTTGGAGATTTATTAAATCCAAATTTAGAAAAAATAATTGAGATTAATCCAGACGTAGTATTAGCATCAGTTCATGTTCAGAAAAAATTTGTAGATAAATTAGAGTCAGTGGGAATAACAGTTGTGACTTTTTATAATGACTCATCTATAAATGGGGCTTATAAAATGATAAGAGAGTTAGGAGAAGTTTTAAATAAAGATAAATTATCAGAAAAGATAATAAATAATATGAAAAGTAAAATTTCAAAAATTTCTGAAAAAGTAAAGAATTTAAAAAAACCAACAGTTTATTATGTGGTGGGATATGGTAAATATGGAGATTATTCAGCAGGGGCAGGAACATATATAGATAAAATGATAACTCTTGCAGGAGGAGAAAATATTGTTAAAATAAAAGGTTGGAAATATAGTTTAGAAAAATTAATAGAAAAAGATCCAGAAATAATAGTTGTATCAAAATATTATAATGCAAAAGAAGATTTTAAAAAATTAGAGGGCTATAAAGAGTTATCAGCAGTAAAAAATAATAAAATATTTGAAATAGATGATAATTTATTAAATAGACAATCTGCAAGATTAGCAGATGGAATTTATCAATTAGCAAAAATATTTCATACAGGAGTTATAAAATGA
- a CDS encoding TonB-dependent receptor: MKRVLLVFVILSIMVFAEEYKLSDIAVTGERFENTISNSSKDIKIITESEIKESGASTVSEVLKDISGIVISDYTGSGKTVTVDLHGQGDNAKKNLLILVDGISINSIDMSGADINSVLLDNVERIEVLPGSGGVLYGDQAVSGVINIITKKSKKNGVSGDIGLNVGSYNAKKYSGKIGYKNEIMSINLGYNKKDLDGYRKNSKFNMENFKLNLSIMDKIGMSYKNYKDSYGMPGSLTKDEMEKDRADALYTDYSGSPVGRTENKDNGATKTKEYGLWEKFEIGNIKFENNSKYVEKKLITDMISWGTPKSTTDSKEIADNLKFRYIIGNLKSSYGVDYKFGENRADLNKVNKEKIGAYILNDLKLTDLLKIEGGLRREKNSLKYYNDSKKADEKAYYKTLYTAGMNFNYRPTGKLYLEYNTNYRTPLTDEYLTFGKYMKDLKPQSGNNLQLGVTDFIVDILYVDINAYKTEMKDEIYYNSSSYKNENMSGKTLRTGADIILEEDFSIFTLKEGYSYIKSEITDGAYKGKEVPGVPQHKFNLILTINPVENLKIRGNLNYIGKRYAINDLENKGDKVKSYKTLDINSSYKINNIEIFGGIKNILNEKYSSTIVYSPYLYGATDKMAYYPSAERNFDLGVRYKF; this comes from the coding sequence TTGAAGAGAGTACTATTAGTTTTTGTTATTTTAAGTATTATGGTGTTTGCTGAAGAGTATAAATTAAGTGATATTGCAGTAACTGGTGAAAGATTTGAGAATACTATATCAAATAGTTCTAAAGATATTAAAATCATTACAGAATCAGAAATAAAAGAAAGCGGAGCATCTACAGTATCAGAAGTTTTAAAAGATATAAGTGGAATTGTTATTTCAGATTATACAGGTAGTGGGAAAACAGTTACAGTTGATTTGCATGGTCAAGGAGATAATGCAAAAAAGAATTTATTAATATTAGTTGATGGAATTAGTATAAATTCTATAGATATGTCTGGAGCAGATATAAATAGCGTTTTATTAGATAACGTAGAAAGAATAGAAGTGTTACCTGGAAGTGGTGGGGTACTTTATGGAGACCAAGCTGTATCAGGAGTAATAAATATAATTACAAAAAAAAGTAAAAAAAATGGTGTAAGTGGAGATATAGGATTAAATGTGGGAAGTTATAATGCAAAAAAATATTCTGGTAAAATTGGATATAAAAATGAGATTATGTCGATTAATTTAGGATATAATAAAAAAGATTTGGATGGATATAGAAAAAACTCTAAATTTAATATGGAGAATTTTAAATTAAATTTATCTATAATGGATAAAATAGGGATGAGTTATAAAAATTATAAAGATAGTTATGGAATGCCAGGTTCTCTTACAAAGGATGAAATGGAAAAAGATAGAGCAGATGCTCTATATACGGATTATTCAGGAAGTCCAGTTGGAAGAACTGAAAATAAAGATAATGGAGCAACTAAAACAAAAGAATATGGATTATGGGAAAAATTTGAAATAGGCAATATTAAATTTGAAAATAATTCTAAATATGTAGAAAAAAAATTGATAACAGATATGATTAGTTGGGGAACTCCAAAATCAACAACAGATTCTAAAGAAATAGCAGATAATTTAAAATTTAGATATATTATAGGTAACCTTAAAAGTTCTTATGGTGTGGATTATAAATTTGGAGAAAACAGAGCAGATTTAAACAAAGTTAATAAAGAAAAAATAGGAGCTTATATTTTAAATGATTTAAAATTAACAGATTTATTAAAAATTGAAGGTGGGTTAAGAAGAGAAAAAAACAGTCTAAAATATTATAACGATAGTAAAAAAGCAGATGAAAAAGCGTATTATAAAACTTTATATACAGCAGGGATGAATTTTAATTATAGACCTACTGGAAAATTATATTTAGAGTATAACACAAATTACAGGACACCATTAACAGATGAATATCTTACTTTTGGGAAATATATGAAAGATTTGAAACCTCAATCTGGCAATAATTTACAATTAGGAGTAACAGATTTTATTGTGGATATATTATATGTAGATATAAATGCATATAAAACAGAAATGAAGGATGAAATATATTATAATAGTTCTAGCTATAAAAATGAAAATATGTCTGGAAAAACTTTGAGAACTGGAGCAGATATAATATTAGAAGAAGATTTTTCTATATTTACATTAAAAGAGGGTTATTCATATATAAAAAGTGAAATTACAGATGGAGCATATAAAGGTAAAGAAGTGCCAGGAGTTCCACAGCATAAATTTAATTTAATATTAACTATAAATCCAGTTGAAAATTTAAAAATCAGAGGAAATTTAAATTATATTGGGAAAAGATATGCAATAAATGATTTGGAGAATAAAGGCGATAAAGTAAAAAGTTATAAAACATTGGATATTAATTCTAGTTATAAAATAAATAATATAGAAATATTTGGTGGAATAAAAAATATTTTAAATGAAAAATATTCAAGCACAATAGTATATAGCCCATATCTTTATGGAGCAACTGATAAAATGGCATACTATCCATCAGCGGAAAGGAATTTTGATTTAGGTGTAAGATATAAGTTTTAA
- the sepF gene encoding cell division protein SepF, with translation MKGIFNKVIDMIGFPVEEEEFEEEVVAKKENRSDKVVTIKDVKSKTQARFQSYDLIEYASFAPEKFEEVRYIAEEVVGHKIVNLNLTFLSKEEAQRTLDFLSGASLAVRSRIEKLGNGVFSIVPAKIRQNRSINLDDGGEIIADGKIKYNEEEEILRKAK, from the coding sequence ATGAAAGGTATATTTAATAAGGTAATAGATATGATAGGGTTTCCTGTTGAAGAGGAAGAGTTTGAAGAAGAAGTAGTAGCAAAAAAAGAAAATCGTTCAGACAAAGTAGTAACAATAAAAGATGTAAAATCAAAGACACAAGCTCGTTTTCAAAGTTATGATTTAATAGAGTATGCAAGTTTTGCTCCTGAAAAATTTGAAGAGGTAAGATATATTGCAGAAGAGGTGGTTGGCCACAAAATAGTAAATTTAAATTTAACTTTTCTTTCAAAAGAGGAAGCGCAAAGAACTTTAGATTTTTTAAGTGGAGCTTCGTTAGCAGTAAGATCTAGAATTGAAAAATTAGGTAATGGAGTCTTTTCTATAGTTCCAGCAAAGATAAGACAAAACAGAAGTATTAATTTAGATGATGGTGGAGAAATAATAGCAGATGGTAAAATAAAATATAATGAAGAAGAAGAAATATTAAGAAAAGCAAAGTAA